From Scatophagus argus isolate fScaArg1 chromosome 2, fScaArg1.pri, whole genome shotgun sequence, a single genomic window includes:
- the cant1b gene encoding soluble calcium-activated nucleotidase 1b isoform X2 — protein sequence MRVKENNTMVTAGSGEKRRRRGYNGQDPQSKPASEDEDDTPMTTFGVVVRGLPLALASMTQATTSDSRFHPKWRAITVATLLALVLMLYLHRTVGDRDTANSGYYRSRAHGLQIRSEGEDDVFRETNGQTAQSLSPHQKREKPYNDTYPLSPPQKTEHGIRYRIAVIADLDTASRSSKDQTWVSYMKRGYLTVSDSADRLEVEWDAEMVTLESHLAEKGRGMELSELVVFNGHLYTVDDRTGVVYRIEGNQAVPWVILPDGDGLVSKGFKAEWLTVKDEHLYVGGLGKEWTTTSGEVLNNNPEWVKIVGYHGDVEHENWVPYYNALRSAAGIQPPGYLIHESAAWSERLQHWFFLPRRASHERYEETADERRATNLLLSCPADFSYVSVRHVGPLNPTRGFSSFKFVPDTDDQIILALKSEEDAGNIATYITAFTLDGRVLMPETKIGNVKYEGLEFV from the exons ATGCGTGTGAAGGAGAACAACACGATGGTTACAGCGGGCTCAGGAGAGAAGAGGCGACGGAGGG GCTATAATGGTCAAGACCCGCAGTCCAAGCCTGCAAGTGAGGATGAAGACGATACACCCATGACCACTTTTGGTGTTGTGGTCCGAGGCCTTCCCCTGGCCTTGGCGTCCATGACGCAAGCTACCACCTCGGACTCACGCTTCCATCCTAAATGGCGAGCCATCACTGTGGCAACCCTGCTGGCTTTAGTGCTCATGTTATACCTGCACCGGACAGTAGGGGACAGAGACACTGCTAACAGTGGTTACTACCGCAGCAGGGCTCATGGTTTGCAAATCCGCAGTGAGGGTGAGGATGATGTCTTCAGGGAAACAAACGGGCAAACTGCACAAAGCCTTTCCCCCCAccagaaaagggaaaaacctTACAATGATACATATCCGTTAAGTCCGCCGCAGAAGACAGAGCACGGAATCCGCTACCGCATTGCTGTAATCGCAGACCTGGACACAGCGTCGCGTAGCTCCAAGGATCAGACATGGGTCAGCTACATGAAAAGAGGTTACCTGACTGTTTCAGATAGTGCTGACAGACTGGAGGTAGAGTGGGATGCTGAGATGGTCACTCTGGAGAGTCATCTGGCTGAGAAAGGACGAG GCATGGAGCTGTCCGAGCTGGTGGTGTTCAACGGTCACCTGTACACTGTGGACGACCGTACAGGTGTGGTGTACAGGATCGAGGGTAACCAGGCTGTCCCCTGGGTTATATTACCTGACGGTGACGGTTTAGTCTCCAAAG gATTCAAGGCAGAATGGCTGACAGTGAAGGATGAGCACCTGTATGTTGGCGGCCTGGGGAAGGAGTGGACCACGACCTCTGGGGAAGTCCTCAACAACAACCCAGAGTGGGTGAAAATTGTTGGCTACCATGGCGACGTGGAGCATGAGAACTGGGTACCGTACTACAACGCCCTGCGGAGTGCAGCAGGGATCCAACCACCAG GCTACCTTATCCATGAGTCAGCAGCATGGAGCGAGCGCCTGCAGCACTGGTTCTTCCTCCCTCGCCGTGCCAGTCACGAACGCTATGAAGAGACTGCAGACGAGAGGCGTGCCACTAAtctcctcctgtcctgtcccGCAGATTTCAGCTATGTATCGGTGCGGCACGTCGGACCGCTCAATCCAACTCGCGGCTTCTCCTCGTTCAAATTTGTTCCAGACACAGACGATCAGATAATTCTGGCCCTGAAATCCGAGGAGGATGCGGGCAACATTGCCACTTACATCACTGCATTTACGCTAGACGGTCGGGTGCTGATGCCTGAGACAAAGATAGGGAATGTAAAGTATGAAGGGCTGGAGTTCGTCTGA
- the cant1b gene encoding soluble calcium-activated nucleotidase 1b isoform X1 encodes MSCQQTVKYQIWPTGRTWRPSVPGYNGQDPQSKPASEDEDDTPMTTFGVVVRGLPLALASMTQATTSDSRFHPKWRAITVATLLALVLMLYLHRTVGDRDTANSGYYRSRAHGLQIRSEGEDDVFRETNGQTAQSLSPHQKREKPYNDTYPLSPPQKTEHGIRYRIAVIADLDTASRSSKDQTWVSYMKRGYLTVSDSADRLEVEWDAEMVTLESHLAEKGRGMELSELVVFNGHLYTVDDRTGVVYRIEGNQAVPWVILPDGDGLVSKGFKAEWLTVKDEHLYVGGLGKEWTTTSGEVLNNNPEWVKIVGYHGDVEHENWVPYYNALRSAAGIQPPGYLIHESAAWSERLQHWFFLPRRASHERYEETADERRATNLLLSCPADFSYVSVRHVGPLNPTRGFSSFKFVPDTDDQIILALKSEEDAGNIATYITAFTLDGRVLMPETKIGNVKYEGLEFV; translated from the exons ATGAGCTGCCAGCAAACAGTCAAGTATCAAATATGGCCAACCGGTCGGACCTGGAGACCCTCTGTACCGG GCTATAATGGTCAAGACCCGCAGTCCAAGCCTGCAAGTGAGGATGAAGACGATACACCCATGACCACTTTTGGTGTTGTGGTCCGAGGCCTTCCCCTGGCCTTGGCGTCCATGACGCAAGCTACCACCTCGGACTCACGCTTCCATCCTAAATGGCGAGCCATCACTGTGGCAACCCTGCTGGCTTTAGTGCTCATGTTATACCTGCACCGGACAGTAGGGGACAGAGACACTGCTAACAGTGGTTACTACCGCAGCAGGGCTCATGGTTTGCAAATCCGCAGTGAGGGTGAGGATGATGTCTTCAGGGAAACAAACGGGCAAACTGCACAAAGCCTTTCCCCCCAccagaaaagggaaaaacctTACAATGATACATATCCGTTAAGTCCGCCGCAGAAGACAGAGCACGGAATCCGCTACCGCATTGCTGTAATCGCAGACCTGGACACAGCGTCGCGTAGCTCCAAGGATCAGACATGGGTCAGCTACATGAAAAGAGGTTACCTGACTGTTTCAGATAGTGCTGACAGACTGGAGGTAGAGTGGGATGCTGAGATGGTCACTCTGGAGAGTCATCTGGCTGAGAAAGGACGAG GCATGGAGCTGTCCGAGCTGGTGGTGTTCAACGGTCACCTGTACACTGTGGACGACCGTACAGGTGTGGTGTACAGGATCGAGGGTAACCAGGCTGTCCCCTGGGTTATATTACCTGACGGTGACGGTTTAGTCTCCAAAG gATTCAAGGCAGAATGGCTGACAGTGAAGGATGAGCACCTGTATGTTGGCGGCCTGGGGAAGGAGTGGACCACGACCTCTGGGGAAGTCCTCAACAACAACCCAGAGTGGGTGAAAATTGTTGGCTACCATGGCGACGTGGAGCATGAGAACTGGGTACCGTACTACAACGCCCTGCGGAGTGCAGCAGGGATCCAACCACCAG GCTACCTTATCCATGAGTCAGCAGCATGGAGCGAGCGCCTGCAGCACTGGTTCTTCCTCCCTCGCCGTGCCAGTCACGAACGCTATGAAGAGACTGCAGACGAGAGGCGTGCCACTAAtctcctcctgtcctgtcccGCAGATTTCAGCTATGTATCGGTGCGGCACGTCGGACCGCTCAATCCAACTCGCGGCTTCTCCTCGTTCAAATTTGTTCCAGACACAGACGATCAGATAATTCTGGCCCTGAAATCCGAGGAGGATGCGGGCAACATTGCCACTTACATCACTGCATTTACGCTAGACGGTCGGGTGCTGATGCCTGAGACAAAGATAGGGAATGTAAAGTATGAAGGGCTGGAGTTCGTCTGA